A section of the Thermotoga caldifontis AZM44c09 genome encodes:
- a CDS encoding HAD family hydrolase, with amino-acid sequence MRLLVFDLDGTLLEKDGTLDPRTVDLLKQLDSSGVKSTIATGRSLKSARHFIETLPLKIPVVLFNGARVYDPVSGSYIYSKSLPWSVVERFVSRCREVSVSSFFFVDEDVYAMNPGLHASDYIFRDGLSYFSLTNLSQLSGRTVTKIVIAGLVNELTKLRFSTEFNDPRINVTRSEENLLEVLPAGVSKAEALKWLCGFLRLDLKDVVAFGNGENDLEMIKTAGIGITFADAPPSLRYHARMVLSTCGYVGLREFVEKHIERAVLR; translated from the coding sequence GTGAGGCTTCTCGTGTTTGATCTGGATGGGACACTCCTCGAAAAAGACGGAACGCTCGATCCAAGGACCGTGGACCTGTTGAAACAACTCGACAGCTCTGGTGTGAAGAGCACCATCGCCACGGGGCGCTCCCTGAAAAGCGCCAGACACTTCATTGAGACACTCCCGCTGAAAATCCCAGTGGTACTCTTCAACGGGGCACGTGTGTACGATCCAGTGAGCGGTAGTTACATCTATTCCAAATCGCTACCTTGGAGCGTCGTTGAAAGGTTCGTCTCGCGGTGCAGAGAAGTTTCCGTGAGCTCATTCTTTTTCGTCGACGAAGACGTTTACGCTATGAACCCGGGCTTGCACGCGAGTGATTACATCTTCCGCGATGGTCTGAGCTATTTTTCCTTAACGAACCTTAGCCAGTTATCTGGCAGAACGGTCACAAAGATCGTCATTGCCGGTTTGGTCAACGAGTTGACAAAACTCAGATTTTCCACAGAGTTCAATGACCCTCGTATCAACGTGACACGATCTGAGGAAAACCTGCTCGAGGTGCTACCGGCCGGGGTGAGCAAGGCTGAGGCGTTGAAGTGGTTGTGCGGTTTTCTGCGTCTGGATCTGAAGGACGTTGTCGCGTTCGGGAACGGTGAAAACGATCTCGAGATGATAAAAACCGCCGGCATTGGGATCACGTTCGCGGATGCACCGCCATCTTTGAGGTATCACGCCAGGATGGTCCTGAGCACTTGCGGATACGTCGGGCTCAGGGAATTCGTTGAGAAGCACATCGAAAGGGCGGTGTTACGGTGA
- a CDS encoding ABC transporter ATP-binding protein, translated as MSEYYVEVRNLVKLFKDPATHSIVRAVDGVSFGVEKGKLVTLLGPSGCGKTTTLRLIGGFEIPTSGEILIDGVVVNDFPPNRRPTSMVFQSYALFPHLNVFENVAYGLRVRKMSKEKIREKVMHMLNLVGLSGLEKRYPSQLSGGQQQRVALARALVVEPKVLLLDEPLSNLDAKLREQMRVELRKIQMELGITSIYVTHDQLEAMTLSDYVIVMKDGKIVQKDTPEMLYRFPANVFVAGFIGRASFIEARVVEQRMNDCLVELNNGKKISVEVRQGTTFSPKEEVLLVLRPEGGRFVPDREGILSGEVVTRIYTGSTFYFEIKTDLGQISVELHAHETQNVPQVREIVHVNFERSSMAVVRKQ; from the coding sequence GTGAGTGAATACTACGTCGAAGTCAGAAATCTGGTCAAGCTGTTTAAAGATCCCGCGACGCACTCGATCGTGAGGGCCGTGGACGGTGTGAGTTTTGGCGTTGAAAAGGGAAAGCTCGTGACATTGCTGGGACCATCCGGCTGCGGTAAGACAACAACGTTGAGGTTGATAGGTGGATTCGAAATTCCCACATCGGGCGAGATATTGATCGACGGTGTCGTCGTCAACGATTTTCCTCCGAACCGTCGTCCGACATCGATGGTGTTCCAGAGCTACGCGCTGTTCCCACACCTCAACGTGTTCGAGAATGTGGCTTACGGATTGAGGGTGCGAAAGATGTCGAAGGAAAAGATCCGTGAAAAGGTCATGCACATGCTGAACCTGGTTGGACTTTCAGGACTGGAGAAAAGATATCCCAGCCAGCTCTCCGGTGGACAACAGCAGAGGGTCGCACTGGCACGTGCCTTGGTGGTCGAACCGAAGGTGTTACTTTTGGACGAACCGCTGTCCAATCTCGATGCGAAACTGAGAGAGCAAATGAGGGTTGAATTGAGAAAGATACAGATGGAACTCGGTATCACGAGCATCTACGTCACGCACGATCAACTCGAGGCAATGACGCTTTCTGATTACGTGATAGTCATGAAAGATGGAAAGATCGTCCAGAAAGACACACCTGAGATGCTGTACAGATTTCCCGCGAACGTCTTCGTGGCTGGCTTCATAGGCCGGGCGAGTTTCATCGAAGCGAGGGTCGTGGAACAGAGGATGAACGACTGCCTCGTCGAACTGAACAACGGTAAAAAGATCAGTGTCGAGGTAAGGCAGGGAACGACGTTCAGTCCAAAAGAAGAAGTGTTGCTGGTGCTCAGACCCGAGGGTGGTCGGTTCGTGCCCGATCGGGAAGGAATCTTGAGTGGTGAGGTTGTGACGAGGATCTACACGGGCTCAACGTTCTACTTTGAAATCAAAACCGATCTGGGACAGATAAGTGTGGAACTCCACGCCCACGAGACTCAAAACGTTCCGCAGGTGAGGGAGATCGTTCATGTCAACTTCGAAAGATCATCCATGGCGGTGGTGAGGAAACAGTGA